The region TGCTGCAGTGTTATTGATGACTTAACATAAAAACTTATGCTACcatatacaatttaataaaatgattattgaaaaaatattgcatcAATAACATAAATGCTTTACCAtgtaaggaaaaaaatttataatagaaaaaaatatatatcaatttattaatCAACTGATAAATGAaaacgtaaataaaaattataaaaaagtaccaCGGAAGTACCAAATAAAGTTTATGAGAAAACTCCGACAAATGTATATTCATTCCAAATTATGTCACATtactatacttaaaaaattttttttttaataattattcacGACATTTTATTGAAAACGATGCAAAACAAACTGTTCTTCGTCGTAAAAAATGTGCTACCATTATACCATTCACATATCCTTGCAGTTGACATATGATTATCTAATTAGCTCAAATATCAGCCGTAATCTATTCACAGAAACCCCGGTCAAACACAGCAAAAAcctttatttcagttttttttaatactattgatatactgaaattattttatttattttctttgttttatttttattttatctatttctGTAAACTAATAGTTTCGGTATTAAAACTCAGGAAGGAAAACATTTCTTTTACTTTATGAAAcatgaaaatataaacattgaaaataaacttGCCAGATATAATTACAATACAAAAACAAAGGTACAATTATTTATGTAATCTATacatataatacaaatttatttccattacTATAAAATCAATATTGCTACCATTTTCATATCAACTTACAAAACAACTAAACTGTCTTACATTTCgacatttaaaatttcattctaactattttatttttataaaaatataatattgccAAGCTATTCTTACTAATTCAGTTGccattgtttttatcattttggctaaaactttttttaaccaattttggTTGTAACAAGCTTGCTAtaacctataatatatatatatatatatatatatatatatatatatatatatatatatatatatatatatatatatatatatatatatatatatatttatatatatatatatatatatatatatatatatatatataaatatatatatatatatatacatatatatatatatatatatatatatatatatatatatatatatatatatatatgtatatatatatatatatatatatatatatatatatatacacatatatatatatatatatatatatatataaatatatatatatatatgtatatatatatagatgtatatatatatatacatatatatacatatatatatatatatatcagtgatATTTTCATTAACGTGAAGtaaaatttgaagtaaaaataattgatttcgttaatgtgaataaaaacttaaaattaggATATATCTGAAGAACGAAAACTGAAATAGAATTGAATATAAGCATCAAAAAACGAAAATAGGAATAGAATTAAGAATTATTAACGAACGAAAATTATtgaatatgaaaaaagttttgatacaataattagtttttttttgacaattagtttacaaattttacatacTTGGTTTGAAATTGGCGCACATGTTTGACCATAACGATGATATTTGAAATGATTATAGAATGTATTAATGGACCACAAAACTGGTCACGTGCTTGTCATTACGTTAAGTATAAATTCAATGCGTCCAatcttttgttgtaaaataaaataaaaatctatagaTTCTTAAGAGTTGCAAATCAATCAATAACAGAATAATGAGTTTATCAAGGTTGTTGGCTGGTAGGAAGCGTGACAGTCCTGTATGGAAATTCTTCGTTTACGATCAAAAAACTGACAAATCCAAGTGTCTAGTACAGGACATAAATAATGAGGGCGCGTGTGGCGCATTTCTTGCCGGAAAAAATTCCAGTAACTTAGTAGCGCACATTCAGAGAATACATAAAGAGACACACAAATGTTACACGGATGAAAAGAAAAAACGAAAtgcagaaaaaatgtttttgaaacgTAAGATTGATGAAATCAATTCTACATCTTTCCGAAATAGTGGAAAGACAAAAACCCAGACAAAAAGAGAGAGAGCTTTGAACACCGAATCACCGCGTGGCCAACGGAATCAAGTGAATATCAAGTGCGTCAGGATAGCGTGATTGAAATGATTGTTAATACCAGCTATCCAATGGTATTGCTAGATCAGCCGTCGTTTCGAAAGATGATAAAAACGCTTGACCCAAAATTTAAATTGCCAGgtaataattaacaaaactaaatttttaaattattgttttagatTCATTCAAtgctaaacaatttttaaatgtttacctGTAATTATAGTATCATTAGTGTAACACTATAGTAACTAACTACACAAACTGATGTGCATTaaattttaactgatttaaattttatattgcagGGTCTGCAACACTGAACAAGCGGATAAACGAGCGTTTTCTTCGACAATCTGCACAACTGaaagacttgataaatcatGCACGCAAAGTAACAATTTGTCTTGATGGTTGGACGAAGAAGGGTCTCACAGCATCGTTCCTTGGAGTATCTGCTTGTTTCTATGACACCACCATTGATAAAACACGACATGCTTTCCTAAACTTGATGGAACTCCAACATCCCCACACGGGTGAGATGCTTGCCGAATGTTTAAAGAAATGTCTTGACCAGTGGGGTATTAGAGAAAATCAAGTTATGTTGATTGTTTCAGACAACGGGTCTAATATGGTTAAAGCCATCAGGCTCTTACAGGAAGTGCATGCAGCTAAGAAATCTGACGAATCTGAATCTTATGAGTTTGAATCTGACGAGTCTGAACATGAAACTGATGAGGAAGAGATCCAGTCTCAGTCAGAACAAACTGATTTATTCCTACCAGATCATATTCCATATCGTCGAATGCCCTGTATGGCTCACACACTCCAGCTTCTCATAAAACAAGTTTATGAACATTATAGTGCAACCATCTTAGAAACGAGACAAGTTGTATCAAGAATTAGGAAATCGAGTGTGGCAGTTGAGAAACTTATTGACAAGTGTGGGAAGTCTGTGATAACTGACTGCACCTCAAGATGGAACAGTACATATCAGATGATTGACTGGCTGTTGAAAATAAAGACATCGGTGAATGAAGTTCTTACAGAAATTGgtacatattattttattatttatgttattagtgtatataaattgttttcggaattttattaaatctacaAAATTGTGTCTTAccttatttaaactaaaaaaacgaaaatgttaataaattgtAAGTTCAGTAgtcattatcattaaaaaacaagacaGGGCATATAGTCTTTAAATTAGGTTTACTAATAACACGGAAAGACTTTACCCTGCCTTTTAAATCACATCACAACAGCATGGAAAAAAGAGACGTATATCAATGacaattattagttattacaATTGTTATTAGTAAACTTTAATTACAGATAGTTTACTTAAATTTAGGAATCGACACATTCAAAGCAAGTGAATGGGTTCGTCTTCAAAACATTTCTTCACTTTTGGAACCATTTGCAGTACAAACAGATATACTTCAGACCGATGCCCAGTCTCTTTCACAGGTTCTACCATCTATACTCAATTTGGAATGCCATTTACAAGAATATCCTACCAACAAGTCTTTGACAGCGAATCTTCTTGGAGATCTACGTCAACGGTTTCAATCAATTCTGCAGCCGGACTAAGATACGTTTAATCCTCTTCCGTCTGCTGCATGTTTGTTAGATCCAACCATTGCTGTCTTTATACTCACACCGGAAATGGACACCTTGC is a window of Hydra vulgaris chromosome 15, alternate assembly HydraT2T_AEP DNA encoding:
- the LOC136092428 gene encoding E3 SUMO-protein ligase ZBED1-like, which encodes MIVNTSYPMVLLDQPSFRKMIKTLDPKFKLPGSATLNKRINERFLRQSAQLKDLINHARKVTICLDGWTKKGLTASFLGVSACFYDTTIDKTRHAFLNLMELQHPHTGEMLAECLKKCLDQWGIRENQVMLIVSDNGSNMVKAIRLLQEVHAAKKSDESESYEFESDESEHETDEEEIQSQSEQTDLFLPDHIPYRRMPCMAHTLQLLIKQVYEHYSATILETRQVVSRIRKSSVAVEKLIDKCGKSVITDCTSRWNSTYQMIDWLLKIKTSVNEVLTEIGIDTFKASEWVRLQNISSLLEPFAVQTDILQTDAQSLSQNLKRFMAANSHSDPFDSATACNSCSTPQTFIIYIFAAWSKVSISGVSIKTAMVGSNKHAADGRGLNVS